A stretch of DNA from Vanacampus margaritifer isolate UIUO_Vmar chromosome 1, RoL_Vmar_1.0, whole genome shotgun sequence:
agctgactaacacaaACCGATcagaagctagcagactttaggtaaatgcaagtgaaggACTGAGAACAGCAAATTCAACACATCAAtttgctaaagcaattactatctcatTATTtaaccgaaaagtattggcacaaacatccgagaaCGCTACGTGTGTTTCTTGCAAGTTTCTGAGATTTTTTCTCATAAACGATACATTTATTGCTCAGAAATTGACTATTTTCTCTTgctaatttgccattttataatgtcacaaatctgcGCTTTTTTTCTCGTATGTATATGTGACCTCGTTCATTTTTGTCTTGGCAGTAGAGAGCGCACATTTGTCTCATATTTGTGTTTGGTTTAAAGGGGCCTTTAATGTGTGTAGCTGGGTCATAGTGGGTGTAAGAAATTGTTCTCCTCTTCGATTTCTCTGCCTCCTCTTTCTCAGGCCTTACATCATTCCTCAGGTGTTATGTGAAGCTGGAGAGACTGACAGTTGTATAAGTTGTGTTACGTTGCAGAGGCCgagttttgttgttgctataaACATATGCAAAGTATCCATTTCTGATATACTTCTCTGTCCTCCTATTTAGAAGGAAATATTGTTTACAACCCTCAGGAAAAGTGTTGGAAATTAAATCTGTTGTGTGAGGGGCAGAATCATGACAATGAAGGGCGGACATCCTGCCAGACTGCTTTTAGCACAGGAGCATTCCTGAGGCTAAAAATAGCTTCTAGGTAGCTATCATTCTGTTTTATCTACCTGATTCAACACTAGGTGGttgtaaatgtttagttatGATCGATGTGAAGAACAAAATAGAGAATGatcaaaaatgtgttgtttttttgttgtggtggtcGTCTCGTTCGCAAGAGCTGCTTGCAGTATACCATTTTCATGACCTCATTTAGGAGTCATCTGAATCTATTTGAGGTCAGgcagtggacttttttttttttttaatgcgtagCCACAATTGTGTCTTGCATTGCCTGCACGCTAATACATTCGATATGATGACACCGATGGGAAATTTGTACCCCACTCTTCCCTTCAAGGTTCCCCATACTACAACAACGTTAGGCCCCTCTGCTACAGTGACTCAGATGCGGTGCTCTTATGCTTCGACATCAGCAGACCGGACTCAGTTGACAGTGCGCTGAAGAAGGTAACCACTGCTACACTGTTAATATGAAAGTTGTATTTGATGAAATGTGCCAAATCATCACCTTATGTCACCcatctaacaaaaacaaactgttttGCAGTGGAAAGCAGAGATTCAGGACTTTTGCCCTTGCACACGGATCCTGCTCATAGGTTGCAAGACAGACCTGCGCACCGACGTGTGCACACGCATGGAGCTGTCCAATCAGAAACAGACGCCAATATCCCATGAGCAGGTGTGTTCTAATTCCCTTTTTTCTGTCTTTACTTCCATTGTGTGTTGGTGAGGATCAactggactttttatttttatttttatttttttacatatatcgGATCGGTAGGATCAATCTGTCACGTCTTATTTCATGTCATTACATGTTATATTCAAGTTttatccttttttaaattttttatttttctaatttttgggGTTTTAACCCCCCCAATCCATTTCAATTGGCATCAATTATACGCGAGTTTTCTACAGAttgaccgatatgttttttttttttccagggccgaTATGATatttagtagtcaaggacgccgataaccaatatttggacctgatattcattttcactaaaagggaagatattggcataaaaaaataaaatacagtccagctcttttttttttcatttttttttttatttaatttttaagcatttgtttattgaacatcgTAAGGAAATTGTTACTTGTAaattggagtttaaaaaaaattctttgttttcaaaatctaacaaaaagtttagGGATCTTccaggggcagtagcatgtctttaaaagttaaataaaaacttaagtaaatagctccctattgtttgctacagtaaataaagtttttttaaatttaaaaatatctgaggtattaaaattttacttatcttagttttaatttcaaacaaacaaacaaaaacagaaggtgcagagttcccagggtcagaagcatatatgaaaatttaaataattagttcccagattttttttttcccctgaacacttttttaaatggatctattatcggctgtatgattcttcaaaatggccgatgctgatattcgtcaaaatgctgaatatcggccaagccgataatcggtctatccctagacTTTTCACCATTCCTGGGCCGGGCCAGTCCCTACACCACGCGAATGGTGGCGGTTGACTGTAGAGCAAATATAAAAGTTGTTTAAACAGATCCAgtatattgctccatcttctgatcaaaTCGGTGATCATTTTTCCAAACTCACTGATCAGCGAACGGACGAACAACCGCGATCATGTGAAGCCTCAACAAGCAATGCCGTTCCTCCTTCCCGGCAGGGCTGTTCCTGGGCCAAGCAGCTTGGAGCTGAGGCATACCTGGAGTGCTCAGCCTTCACGTCGGAGAAGAGCATCCACAGTGTCTTCCGTGCGGCGGCCTTGGCCTGCATGAACAAACTCCAGCCGGCCGACAAGCCCAGTCCAGTTCGCCGCCTCTCCAAGAGACTCCTACACCTGCCCAGTAAGACAGAGATCATCTCCTCCACCTTCAACAAGGAGAAGTCAAAGAGCTGCACCATCATGTGAACACACAGTGGATGCAGACCAGGACAAGTGAACTGCTGACGGTTCAGCCCAGTGATGTGGGTTTCTAATAGATTAGACTCTCTTCACCCCAAATCCCCGTCACTTGTCCCTATCTATACTGATCATTTGCTGCTGAGACACATCAACAAGCCCGACTCCTTGCAAGGTTGCTGTAAGGGAGGTCATCCAAGCAAAGTGGATAGGGCGAATGCTGCATTTAAACGCGTTACCTTCATTATCACCCCTTTGAAATTCTAGTGCCGCCGCTATCCATCTGTCTGGAAGGTATCGACGTCAACTCGTCAGACACTTTATTTGGTACACCTGCGCAATCTAGTGAGTATGTAGCAAAAATGAGACGTTGATTCATAGTGGTTACCTTAGTTCTTGGCTTGCATGCCTGAATGTCTGCCATTTGGTTGTGTGTGGTGTGCGGCACAAAAATATGCGGCAGAGTCTCCGTTTAATTTCCCTTCGAGGGATTATAACAAGTataattaaagtggaagtcaacctgaaaGGGACGctcgactcattgagccattttcagcagcaaaaagttaatattttgtccagaatgaatttggtaactttacaattaataccttaaaatacaactttttccgcttgctgtcgactgaagatgacatcacctgtgctgaggaggtaggtaacgaccaatcatggctcggtttactgaccaaacccagaaaacaggtgagccatgattggtcgttacctacttcctcagcacaggtgatgccatctttagttgacagcaagtagagaaattcgtttttaaagttatttgtacgagaaaaataattaagttattaAATTCCTTCTggacaaaaacatgacattctgatcaatatgagttatgaagcaaaatccagccatttttgtcaatctcagggggcgtccattttgccacttgttgactgaagaagacatcacagttgctcagggctcaggcaacgaccaatcacagctcagcttcagaaaacaggtgtgctgtgattggtagtcacctgagccctgagcaacattgatgtcatcttcagtcaacagcaagtgacaaaatgtccgccccctgaggtggataaaaactaggggtgggaatctttgaatgtctcacgattcgattcaattccgatttttggttgcgcaattcgattcagaatcgattttcgattaagagcgatttttgtattcaaaatgatttgattgacaatgatttttgcttcaatctagatgtgcaaggaatcgtaatgatctactccagcctaacttgctaatgctaattagcgcgctactcgcggcacttttatcactcaaaagaactgctccacgctgaaaaacaacaactttgattgtgactttttccttctactctctaatgtggctacaacttaacagtgtatcagaccgcgtggaaccacactgcccccaagcgGCCAAATCggatacaacatgaacagcgctcccaataaaggcagacacaaacaaagggaagaccgtataaaataatttagataaaatagattttggggcatttaaaatctattctgaatcgtactaaatgagaatcgccaTTCTTATGggaatcgattatttttttgggcacacccctaataaaaacggctggattttgcttcacaagtcatattccacaaatgtaacattattaatcagaacgtcatgttagaccagtgaggtcacataaaacatattattgtcaagattttttttttttgggtgatttgATTAGTTCTACAAAACATGATATATCGTAAAACGAATAATTCAGAGTCAGACAATgacaatcaacatttttcttaTTGAAGCTCAtgttgtgcaggtgtacctaatactCTACAATATGTTACCTGAAAAGGTGAAATGTCTTACTATAATGCTTTGCCTCTGGAAATGATCTCAACGTTGTGGTTTTGCATTGTTCATGCTTACTCATGTGAATGGCGCACATTGAGCCCAGCGGTCCTTGGAGGACTGATTCCCTTGCTGTCcctttgctgtgttttttttcatttggattAAGGCTGGCAGTGTCGAAAGTAGCAAGTAAGAGTGTTCGTTTGCAAAGGCAGTGGGAGGATGAACTCAAGGGATGAGATGTGACTCAGCGCTCACGTGAGTCTTCCAGTGTAGAGGCGGCATTAACTGTAAGCTTTGATTTAAGTGCTGCGCGTGAGCACATCATCTCAAGACGCCTGCGATCCACATCCCAGCAACATTCATCAAGCATTCCTGTTTACGCCATTTTCGCGTGGTTCCTTTCACTAACTTAGCCTGTAGCTGGTTATGCAACATTTTTCTGTTATCCACAACGTCTCCTTTTGCCTTGTTAGCATTAACACAAAAGTCCTGAGCTGATGCCGATTAACAGGGGGAAGGAGCAGAAACACTCAAATAGGCTGGTCCTGTTTGCAGAAAgactttttcatctttttctttccccgcttttccttttcaaattccctaaaacacatttgcaaagtGTCTTTATATTTCTCCTTGCTACGAGCCATCTTGAGTGTTTTCGCTAGCTGTCGCTCTTCTTGTATTCACTTGAGTCGTCTGTTGACAGCTAAACTAATGGAGGACCCGATGATTTGTAGGTCTGCACCAAGAAGACCGGAGTTGTCGGGTAATAGAGAACACTGGAATTGAACATGTTGCCTAGCAACAGTGCGCAGGGTTTCCTGTCTAGCACGGAGATGGAGGGATGATTGTGCGAGCGGGTGCATCACCTTTCATTTGTAGCATCAGACGGAAGCCGCGGCCAAGGTGACGTGGTCTGCTATTAAAGACCCCGATTTGAAAGGCATCCATCAGTAGCACGCGAGAGAACGGCGTTGGAACAACTTCTCAAATGCACCTCTAATTCCACACTCGTTTCTAGAGCATTccgttcccccccaaaaaatatctgTTTGCTCCCtcgcttgtttttttctttctgtaaaTAGGCTTTCTTTCCTTGCCTGTTTAAAAGAATGTCAGTGAAGTTGACAATAATGTCTTCAATTATTAACTCAATTCTGTATTTGTTATTGCCATACTCtatttttcatcttcaaatctttatttaaataaaaatatactttaaaaaacatttttgactcagTGTGTGATATTGTCAAATCTGCTTGGTTTTCAACATcaagtttattttattcttgagactaggggtgtgaattgcctagtacctggcgattcaattcatatcacgattcataggtcacgattcgatttgataccgattaatccctatacaaatctataaattgattattgcgattttttttaaaaacaaaaatctagaaaatactaatcagtaaacttgtacatgtacactgtaagatttgtatgaaaatgtatttatttatctgaaaattcaggcttataactgagccactacatttaacaggttgcagtctgtttcacgtttgaacagcactgaaatgaaatattaaggcttaatgttccattaatagaacattcttccatgcttaatgtgtgaatcctaaccctaagtaagactttttgttgaatagtaaaaatagattcggccgcatatcgaatcgattcgagaattgcgctttaatatcgcgatacattgccgaattgattttttctaacCCCTCCTTGAGACACATTTTTCATCAAATTAgcacaaatatatttgtgtaatCTTATTGAAGGCACCAGATAACTGTATTATGTCTATTTTGTCTCAAGCAAAAGTGATAATACTTTTCTGGCCAAGGTTATGGCATTCCATTTGACCATCTAATGAAGCCAGAGACTCACAGTAGTCTATTTGTTTCTTCCATTTGATGACTGAAAGGCCAACTCATTCCTATTAACCTCTGACTGCTACGTACAGTCAAAGCAATGTTAATGAAGTGCAGCCAAGTTTGCACTCATAGCACAGACCATAGCGTACTGTACGAACATCAACTTTTCTGTCCCTTAGGGACCGTGTGGCCTACAATCAGATGAAGACGTGGTGTCAGAACGAGCCTGTAGAAGTGATGCCACTGAAGCGTGAGCACAGCCTTGGAGATCAACCCTTCccccactacacacacacacacacgcatgtccaatgccacatactgtatatactaggggtgggaatctttgaatgtctcacgattagattcagatttttgggtctgcgattcgattccgaatcgatttttgattaagaacactttttgattcaaaatgatttgattgacaataatttttGCTTCAACCTATAGATgcgcaaggaatcgtaatgatctactccagtctgactcgctaataatgctaattagcgcgctactcgcgggacttttatcactcaaaagaaaggcTACACGctgaaaaaacaacttttattggaataaattgatcgtgactttttccttctactctctaatgtggctacaacttaacagtgtatcagaccgcataGAACagcactgcccctaagtggccaaatcgggtacaacatgaacagcgctccaaataaaggcacacacagacaaaggcaagacagtataaaataatttaaataaaatcgatttggggacattaactcattcactggcataaattcataaatataTCATAATCATTcaaaaaggattattaaaaattaggggcgacaggccctaaaacattaaatgttttaattgtaatcaatcgtatgacttcactaattaactcatgattaatcgcaaatttgttatctgttctaaatgtacaatgaaaaaaaattctaggttcacataaaagtggaaaaaatgttaatctaatagaaatagttcaaatgaattttcgacgtttatagctgtcaatggcagtgaatgaataaaaaaaagaaaaagaaaagataataaaaaatttggggtgtcaggtgattaaaatttaaatcgtaattaatcgcatgacttcactacttaattcacgattaatcacaaatttcatatcttttctaaatgtacaataaaaaatattctagcttttcatactcgtgttaacaaaagaggaaaataaatgttaaactaatggaaatagttcaaatgaatttttgacgtttttagccgtcaatggcagtgaatgagttaaaaatcgattctgtaTCGTACCAAacgagaatcgcgattcttatgagtaTTGAATTTtcggcacacccctagtatatacACTATGCATCATTTTACGTGTATGATTTATTCTGAAAACCTGTCACTTTGTGTTGTTATTCTCAAAAGGCAAATAGTCGCATTGGGTTGTCTTTTATGAGCAGCTCAGGTGGGCTGAAGTGACACTGCACGCTAGATTTACGCCTGGTAAAGGTAACATACTGTACgtaacacacaaacacgccATCCAATTGACAGTAATTCTACCTAAGAACGCCCCACAACTCAAAACATCATAGTCTGAAGTTTGTTTTACAATGTCTTTTTATGATGCATTGTGATAACTAGTCATTTCATTTAGGCCCActaaatgtgatattaatctcATACATACCACcataaaaatgttgcaaaagtatttttgttaatGTCAGCTACCTAAATTCTACGTTGCAGGTACCAGAAAATATAGACCAGTAACTAACTTTTGGACaacattgtgacatttttgagAAGTGTACAGTATGTCTGGCAAAGTCAGTGTTGTTAAGCGTTCATAAAGAGACTCACCTCCCGGGCACATGCCATCATTTCCGCCTACAAGAATTGTACATCCATAAGGGGTCTCCCAGCTTATATTCTATGTAGGGTCGCCATGGCAATGACATAGACACTCGTCTCCTTGGACAGGCCAGTgaagaagatgacatcatgaaACTGCTGCATATTGATTAGAATTTTTGCTCATATGGTGGCCATATTGAACTGCCAACAACTTTTCACCACATGACTTCA
This window harbors:
- the rnd1a gene encoding rho family GTPase 1a: MKERRLPQPFVARCKLVLVGDVQCGKTAMLQVLAKDCYPETYVPTVFENYTASMELDGQRVELSLWDTSGSPYYNNVRPLCYSDSDAVLLCFDISRPDSVDSALKKWKAEIQDFCPCTRILLIGCKTDLRTDVCTRMELSNQKQTPISHEQGCSWAKQLGAEAYLECSAFTSEKSIHSVFRAAALACMNKLQPADKPSPVRRLSKRLLHLPSKTEIISSTFNKEKSKSCTIM